In Bdellovibrionales bacterium, the following proteins share a genomic window:
- a CDS encoding TolC family protein, giving the protein MIGRNKVRSKTIIGGGIGLLLLAISVPGNAQSSKCQPKGYEELVKCAVEQSSEIQIADQQLRAAGNLEGIARQWINPELEAESVQKGSDKSETTAALLFDIRLGGKRGAAIQEAQGEFQKAMAGRDLNFSQAKLNLILKLYRLNHLKHEIKIEEESVSTFSKIIGQHRGKAALSPEQEVSLSVFRMATSDHQLNLVKLQSEQDQLLQEISSSTNISREIILKNLPDHKENWPEVSNQSKIESSPHIRFAEGELMAARGQKEKADADAWPDLKVGPAVKIQKDGGASENYFGLALSMPLPIFSLNGSGRAYGTQKLLEAEMIRSLTGRKISGMREQLVKKYRATISTLKASITDKSAEEKHERVERHFFRGLVPSSLVIEAHRQLIELEEKRNESERDALEALGSILIIDNEFSEVIL; this is encoded by the coding sequence GTGATAGGCCGTAATAAAGTGAGATCGAAGACGATTATAGGAGGGGGCATCGGCCTCCTCCTTCTAGCTATTTCAGTGCCAGGGAATGCGCAATCGAGCAAGTGCCAACCCAAAGGCTATGAAGAACTAGTGAAATGCGCGGTTGAGCAATCGTCAGAAATCCAAATTGCCGACCAGCAACTAAGGGCCGCCGGTAATCTTGAAGGCATTGCCCGTCAGTGGATAAATCCTGAGCTTGAGGCCGAAAGTGTTCAAAAAGGATCTGATAAGTCGGAAACGACTGCAGCCCTCCTATTTGATATTCGCCTCGGCGGTAAACGAGGGGCGGCTATTCAAGAAGCCCAAGGAGAATTTCAAAAGGCTATGGCTGGACGAGATTTGAACTTCTCACAGGCAAAGCTCAATCTCATCTTAAAGCTATACCGTCTCAATCACTTAAAGCATGAAATTAAAATTGAAGAGGAGTCTGTTAGTACGTTTTCAAAAATCATTGGTCAGCATCGAGGAAAGGCTGCGTTATCTCCCGAGCAAGAAGTCTCTTTATCTGTATTTAGGATGGCAACTTCGGACCATCAGCTAAATCTCGTGAAGCTGCAGAGCGAACAAGATCAGCTTCTGCAAGAGATATCCTCGTCAACAAATATCTCACGAGAAATCATTCTCAAAAATCTTCCAGATCATAAGGAGAATTGGCCCGAGGTTTCTAATCAAAGCAAAATCGAATCGTCTCCGCATATACGCTTCGCAGAGGGTGAGCTGATGGCCGCAAGAGGGCAAAAGGAGAAAGCTGATGCGGATGCCTGGCCCGATCTTAAAGTAGGTCCGGCGGTCAAGATCCAAAAGGATGGCGGAGCGAGCGAAAATTATTTTGGACTAGCTCTTTCAATGCCGTTGCCAATCTTTAGCCTCAATGGGTCTGGTCGCGCTTATGGCACGCAAAAGCTGCTTGAAGCAGAGATGATCCGTAGTCTTACGGGGCGAAAGATTTCAGGTATGCGTGAACAGTTGGTCAAAAAGTATAGAGCGACTATTTCAACTCTTAAGGCTTCGATCACCGATAAGTCTGCCGAGGAAAAGCACGAGCGGGTTGAACGGCATTTCTTTAGAGGTCTTGTTCCTAGTTCCCTCGTGATTGAAGCCCATCGGCAGCTTATTGAGCTTGAAGAAAAGAGAAATGAATCCGAGCGGGATGCACTTGAAGCTCTCGGTTCGATACTCATTATCGACAACGAGTTTTCTGAGGTGATTTTATGA
- a CDS encoding efflux RND transporter permease subunit, protein MLNQIIRIAIYNRGVVLFVTLLMAVAGLYSFQSLPIDAVPDITNNQVQINTVIEGLAPEEIERTITFPVESSMRGIGGVEQVRSITRFGLSQVTIIFKDEVDIYRARQLVTERLQGVSGDLPAQARPELGPISTGLGEIYQYVIDYKERAQGEARVKQLMELKSLQDWFIKPRLLTAEGVAEINTFGGFEKQFHVQPDPKKMASNRIHFDEIKEALEKVNRNVGGGYVEQTAEQFLIQGVGLIKSAKEIERIPVKTLESFRIVTIGDIAKVALGKELRTGAATYDGDEAVLGTVMMLLGENSRTVSTRVHEKIEEIKKTIPKDVEVTTVYNRSDLVNATLGTVEHNLLMGAVLVTVILLILLGNMRAALITALTIPFSLLATFLVMKPLGISGNLMSLGALDFGIIVDGTVIVLDNCVRFIHERTKKLGRSLSAEEVKEAVYEATVEIRSAAGFGQLIIVMVFLPVFALTGVEGKMFIPMASTFAIAVLAAFMLSFTTAPALASILLSGRVRDKEPRLMGWIRKMYVPAFEWAYKRAKLTMALAVASVVLGVGLFMTRGAEFLPQLGEGSFAFHMIRPVNASLTQSVEFQKKADVIVETFPEVDHVFSRIGTSEVATDPMGVNVSDTYIMLKPRSEWLKVNGSKRTYQELTDALLEKLNRELPGQTYLASQPIQMRFNELLEGTRADVAVKIFGPDLEKLVEYAKKTQEVISKVSGAGDVEVDLAGTSPVLRIEPNENSLSRYNASISDVLDSIAIALGGQEAGFLYEAEKKFPIVVRLDNEARSDIDTIRALPVGIGANTIVPLKNLATISFRETYGSVNRENSNRRTAVLINLRGRDTESFVEEAQESVAREIQLPDGYYFEWGGNFKNLEQARSRLMILAPLALILVLMMVYAAFGSIAETLLIFACVPMSLVGGVIGLILNGLPFSISAGIGFIALSGIAVLNGVVLVNVFNQLKSEGKTGKEMVLQGTLVRLRPVMMTALVAVFGFIPMMISTGVGAEVQKPLASVVIGGIISSTLLTLIVLPVVFSVFESKMKGRIAH, encoded by the coding sequence ATGTTGAATCAGATTATCCGAATAGCTATTTATAATCGTGGAGTGGTGCTGTTTGTAACGCTGCTGATGGCGGTGGCGGGGCTTTACAGTTTCCAGAGCCTTCCAATTGATGCGGTTCCCGACATCACAAACAATCAGGTGCAAATCAATACTGTCATTGAAGGACTCGCGCCTGAAGAAATTGAAAGAACCATTACCTTTCCGGTGGAATCTTCCATGAGGGGTATTGGTGGTGTCGAGCAAGTTCGCTCGATCACTCGCTTTGGTCTCTCTCAAGTAACTATTATTTTTAAAGATGAAGTCGACATCTATCGTGCGAGACAGCTCGTGACCGAGCGCCTTCAAGGAGTGTCTGGTGATTTGCCTGCCCAGGCACGTCCGGAGCTTGGTCCAATTTCCACTGGCCTAGGTGAGATTTATCAGTATGTGATTGATTACAAGGAGCGTGCGCAGGGCGAGGCTCGTGTGAAGCAACTCATGGAGCTAAAGTCTCTTCAGGATTGGTTTATTAAACCACGACTTCTAACCGCAGAAGGGGTTGCGGAAATTAACACGTTTGGAGGATTTGAAAAACAATTCCATGTGCAACCAGATCCCAAGAAAATGGCCTCTAATAGAATTCACTTCGACGAGATAAAAGAAGCTCTGGAAAAAGTGAATAGAAATGTTGGCGGCGGATATGTGGAGCAAACTGCCGAGCAGTTTCTTATTCAAGGAGTTGGCCTCATTAAATCAGCCAAGGAGATTGAGCGCATCCCGGTTAAAACTCTTGAATCCTTTCGAATCGTTACTATTGGCGATATTGCTAAAGTCGCTCTCGGAAAAGAGCTTAGAACTGGTGCCGCCACTTATGATGGCGATGAGGCAGTTTTAGGAACCGTGATGATGCTGCTTGGTGAAAATAGCCGCACAGTTTCGACAAGAGTTCACGAAAAAATTGAGGAGATCAAGAAGACCATTCCCAAAGATGTTGAAGTTACCACTGTCTACAATCGCTCAGACCTGGTGAATGCGACGCTTGGGACCGTCGAACATAATTTACTAATGGGTGCAGTGCTTGTAACAGTGATCCTTTTAATTTTACTTGGTAATATGCGTGCGGCACTTATTACAGCACTCACAATTCCTTTTTCTCTTTTGGCGACGTTTCTCGTGATGAAGCCTTTGGGAATTTCTGGAAACCTGATGAGTCTTGGAGCGCTCGACTTCGGAATTATCGTCGATGGTACGGTTATTGTTCTTGATAATTGCGTGCGATTTATCCATGAACGCACTAAGAAGCTTGGAAGAAGCCTTTCGGCTGAGGAGGTCAAGGAAGCTGTTTATGAGGCTACCGTTGAAATTCGTTCTGCTGCTGGTTTTGGACAGCTCATTATTGTAATGGTTTTCCTTCCCGTATTCGCTCTTACCGGTGTTGAGGGAAAAATGTTCATTCCGATGGCCTCGACCTTTGCTATCGCGGTTCTTGCGGCCTTTATGCTCTCGTTTACTACAGCTCCCGCTTTGGCGAGCATTCTTCTTTCAGGAAGAGTGAGAGATAAGGAGCCGCGGCTGATGGGCTGGATTCGCAAAATGTATGTCCCCGCCTTCGAGTGGGCTTATAAGCGAGCTAAGCTAACAATGGCTCTTGCTGTGGCTTCGGTCGTCCTAGGCGTTGGGCTCTTTATGACTCGTGGGGCTGAGTTTCTTCCTCAGCTTGGTGAAGGATCTTTTGCGTTTCACATGATTAGACCGGTCAATGCAAGTCTCACTCAGTCCGTTGAGTTTCAAAAGAAAGCTGATGTCATTGTCGAAACATTCCCCGAGGTCGATCATGTGTTTTCGAGAATCGGCACTAGCGAAGTGGCAACTGACCCGATGGGAGTCAATGTCTCCGATACTTATATTATGCTGAAACCGCGTTCAGAGTGGTTGAAAGTGAACGGTAGTAAACGTACCTATCAGGAATTGACTGATGCTCTCTTGGAAAAATTAAATCGAGAGCTTCCCGGTCAAACGTATCTCGCGTCTCAACCCATTCAGATGCGCTTCAATGAGCTTTTAGAGGGAACACGTGCTGATGTGGCTGTTAAAATTTTTGGCCCCGATTTGGAGAAGCTAGTCGAATATGCAAAGAAAACTCAGGAAGTCATTTCCAAAGTTAGCGGCGCAGGCGATGTTGAAGTTGATCTCGCGGGAACTTCTCCAGTTCTGAGAATCGAGCCAAACGAGAATAGTCTTTCGCGATATAATGCTTCGATCTCCGATGTCCTCGACTCAATTGCGATTGCTCTAGGAGGACAAGAAGCTGGTTTCCTATATGAGGCGGAAAAGAAGTTTCCCATCGTAGTGAGGCTCGATAACGAAGCGCGGTCAGATATTGATACCATTCGGGCGCTTCCCGTTGGGATTGGTGCAAATACCATAGTGCCACTCAAAAATTTGGCGACTATTAGCTTCAGAGAAACCTACGGCTCTGTGAATAGAGAAAATTCAAATCGCCGAACTGCGGTTCTTATCAATCTTCGTGGGCGCGATACGGAATCCTTCGTTGAAGAGGCTCAGGAGTCTGTCGCAAGAGAAATTCAATTGCCGGATGGCTACTACTTTGAATGGGGTGGAAACTTCAAGAACCTAGAACAAGCTCGGTCACGGCTCATGATCTTGGCCCCGCTTGCTTTGATTCTGGTGCTTATGATGGTGTATGCGGCCTTCGGGAGTATTGCAGAAACGCTCCTAATTTTTGCGTGTGTACCGATGTCGCTCGTCGGTGGCGTTATTGGTCTGATACTCAATGGATTACCCTTTAGTATTTCTGCAGGAATTGGATTTATTGCTCTGTCAGGTATCGCCGTTTTGAACGGCGTGGTCCTGGTGAATGTTTTTAATCAACTGAAGTCGGAAGGGAAAACTGGAAAAGAGATGGTCCTGCAAGGAACCCTTGTGCGGCTTCGTCCCGTGATGATGACCGCTCTCGTTGCAGTCTTTGGATTTATTCCGATGATGATTTCAACGGGAGTTGGCGCGGAAGTTCAGAAACCACTCGCATCTGTTGTAATCGGTGGAATTATCTCGTCGACGTTGCTCACGCTGATTGTTCTACCCGTAGTGTTTTCTGTTTTTGAGTCAAAAATGAAGGGGCGTATTGCCCACTAG